One part of the [Synechococcus] sp. NIES-970 genome encodes these proteins:
- a CDS encoding hypothetical protein (conserved hypothetical protein) → MGLVEIGRRRKTTLRRLASTLISLGYCCLLFGLGGCATAAAPREFAPDGAVIQRAIAYKLETHYQQLSRTIAATAPIPAPQNIQVQTLDSFFLQGLPVYHLQGTYDLTLTFPSQRSENRRHNAFDLYLQRQPEGKTWRSLEKNAQGWRSQQLPE, encoded by the coding sequence ATGGGCTTGGTTGAGATTGGTCGCCGCCGAAAGACGACACTCCGGCGGTTGGCCTCAACTTTGATCAGCCTGGGCTATTGTTGCCTTCTTTTTGGACTGGGGGGATGTGCCACGGCAGCAGCGCCGAGGGAATTTGCTCCTGACGGTGCGGTGATTCAGCGGGCGATCGCCTACAAGCTAGAAACCCACTACCAACAACTGAGCCGTACCATTGCTGCAACAGCTCCGATCCCAGCGCCCCAAAATATTCAAGTGCAAACCCTAGATTCATTTTTTCTTCAAGGGCTACCCGTCTATCACCTCCAGGGGACTTATGATCTGACCCTCACTTTTCCCTCCCAACGGAGCGAAAACCGACGACACAATGCCTTTGATCTCTATCTCCAGCGACAACCAGAGGGGAAAACTTGGCGATCGCTCGAAAAAAATGCCCAAGGTTGGCGATCGCAACAACTGCCAGAATAA
- a CDS encoding RDD family protein, translated as MYDEEDYRPVRRFPKVPLDRRFWAFFVDFVTTWLVSGLGGVSLQWFVFLVTWFGLRVFLVSRNRGQSPGSWAFDMQVIDVRYRVPEIINLSKREGILGVAAMLAMYGIQSFFLMGNGISLILLVSPLLASCGIAIADEEFNQAFHDRVAETYMIQTQRGFSLDLRLKQILADLRQNMQK; from the coding sequence ATGTACGACGAAGAAGACTACCGCCCCGTCCGTCGCTTCCCAAAAGTCCCCCTTGATCGACGCTTTTGGGCATTCTTTGTAGATTTTGTCACCACCTGGCTTGTTAGCGGTTTGGGGGGAGTTTCTCTCCAATGGTTCGTTTTTCTCGTCACCTGGTTTGGCTTGAGGGTTTTTCTGGTGAGTCGTAATCGGGGCCAGAGCCCCGGCAGTTGGGCCTTCGATATGCAAGTGATTGATGTGCGCTACCGAGTGCCGGAAATTATCAACCTCAGCAAGCGAGAAGGCATCTTAGGGGTTGCAGCAATGCTGGCTATGTACGGCATCCAAAGCTTTTTCCTCATGGGCAATGGCATTTCTTTGATCTTGCTGGTTTCGCCCCTATTGGCCTCCTGCGGTATTGCGATCGCCGATGAAGAATTCAACCAAGCGTTCCATGACCGGGTTGCTGAAACCTATATGATTCAGACCCAGAGGGGGTTTTCCCTTGATTTACGTCTCAAGCAGATCCTTGCCGACCTAAGACAAAATATGCAAAAATAG
- the rpmG gene encoding ribosomal protein L33 has protein sequence MASKKGVRITITLECTECRTNTNKRSNGVSRYTTSKNRRNTTGRLEIKKFCPHCNAHTIHKEIK, from the coding sequence ATGGCAAGCAAAAAAGGCGTCCGCATTACCATTACCCTGGAATGCACTGAATGTCGCACTAATACAAACAAGCGCTCCAATGGCGTTTCCCGCTATACCACTAGCAAAAACCGTCGCAATACCACCGGACGACTTGAAATCAAAAAGTTCTGTCCCCATTGCAACGCCCACACAATCCATAAAGAAATCAAGTAG
- the rpsR gene encoding ribosomal protein S18 has protein sequence MAYYRKRLSPIPPSQPIDYKDVELLRKFVTERGKILPRRITGLTARQQRDVNTAIKRARMVALLPFINKEG, from the coding sequence ATGGCTTACTACCGTAAACGTTTATCTCCCATTCCCCCCAGCCAGCCCATCGATTACAAAGATGTCGAACTTCTTCGGAAGTTTGTCACCGAGCGCGGCAAAATTTTGCCCCGACGGATCACCGGACTCACTGCCCGTCAACAACGCGATGTCAATACCGCCATCAAACGGGCGCGCATGGTAGCCCTGTTGCCCTTCATCAACAAAGAAGGCTAA